GCAGAGAAAGGCGGCTTCGAGGTTGAGCGCATTGTCGGCGCGCCAGATCTCCGGCGTCGTATCATGCAGGCTGACGGCGCGGGCTGCTCCCGCATTGTTGACGAGGGTACGAAGACTGCCGAGCTCCGCCGCAGATCCGGCGAGAGCCGCAACGCTTGTCTCGCTGGTCACGTCGCATTCGATGGCGACGAAACGATCAGCCGGTCCAAGCCTGCCGGCAACGGCTGCCGCAGTGACGAGATCGATATCCGCAAGCAGAATGACGTCATGATCGGCGGCAAGTCGATCGGCAATCGCCGCGCCGATATCACCTGCTGCTCCCGTCACAATGGCCACCGATTGCGTCATTGTCGCTCCCTCTTGTTGATCAGTCTCCGAGCAGCTGCTTGTCGTCGCCGTCGCGGTGTGTGACCAGCTGCTGCTTGATGCGTCTCAGCGTCGTCGTCGCCTTCGGTTGGATCGCATAGGCGACGAGGCTCGCCAGGATATCGACGGTTGCGATATAGGCGATACGCGTCGATGTCGGGCGGAAGATGTTCGTTCCTTCCGGAAGATCGATCGGCACGACGATTCCCGCGGCCCTTGCGACCGGGCTGTCGGTTTGCGTCAGCGCAATGGTCCTGACCTTGGCCTCGCGTGCCAGTGCAAAGGCTCGCACCAGCTCGGCATTGCGCCCTGAAAAGGACGAGCCGATGATTACATCGCCAGCCTTCGCTGCCGCCGCCATCATCAGTTGCATGCTGTGATCGGAACTGGAGGTGATCCTGAGACCGAGCCGAAAGAGCCGATTCTGCAACTCATCGGCGATCATCGAAGAATTGCCGCCCGATCCGAAGGCATAGATCATCTCCGCCTTGGCGATCTGCGCGACCGCAGCTTCGATCGCGGTGAGGTCCAGCGAGCGATGTAAGAGGAAAAGGGCATTCTGCGCCTTGGTGATGATATCCTGAGCGACATCGGCTGGATCGCTACTCTTTGATTCCGGCTTCAGGTAACGCACGCCGACATGGGCGGTGCGGGCAAGCTGCACCTTGAAATCGGAAAAGCTGTCGCAACCGAGGCGGCGGCAGAAACGTGTGACCGTTGGCGGCGAGACTTCCGCGCGTTCGGCAAGCTCGATGATCGAGGCATTCACCGCGAATTCGAAATCATTGACGATGATGTCGGCGATGCGGCTCTCGGAGGCGGAAAGCCGGCTTCTGTCTTCCTGTAATGTGGAAAAGATATCCAAGCCGATCCTCCCGCCGATCCGTCAGTCAACTCTTCTTCTTATAGGCAACGCAGTCGATCTCGACCTTGCAATCCACCATCATCGACGATTGGACGCAGGCACGAGCCGGCGGGTGCGCGCCGAAATAATCCTGATAGATCTTGTTGAATGTCCAGAAGTCGCGCGGATCGTCCAGCCAGACGCCGACGCGCACCACGTCCTCGACGCCATATCCGGCTTCGTCGAGAATGGCGAGCACATTGGCGATCGTCTTATGCGTCTGGGCAACGATATTGCCGTCGATGATCTCGCCGTTTTCCATCGCCACCTGACCGGAAACATAGAGCCAGCCATCGGCCTCGACGGCGCGCGCAAAAGGCAGCGGCTTGCCGCCGGCGCCGGTCTGAACAGTGCCATATCGCTTGATGGGCATGTTTGGATTCCTGCAAATTATTTTCTTGATAAGTTGACAAGGGACCATAGAAAGCAGATTTTGACCAGTGAAAAACACCATTTATGAAAAGAATTTAAATCGGGGGCGAAGATGCGTGATCCTTTCAAGAATCCTTTTCCGCCCTCCGATACTGCACGGCACGCCATCTGGGAGATGCTCGTGCCTCGCGACATCGATGCATTTCTGGCAGCCGACTGGTCGATGGTCGAAGATGATTTCGTCGAGGAAGGTTTCATCGGCATCGATGGCCGCAAAGAGGTCAACCCTGACAAGTGGCGCCTGGCATTCCCCGCACTCAGCGCCTATCGCGACGAGTGGCTGAGACAGGCAAAGGATTTTGCGACGCAGAGCTTTGCCGAGGACACCCGAACGGCGATCTTCACCACCACGACGCTCGAGGACATCGAGATCGAGGGCGACATGGCGCTTGTCCGCAAGAAGTTCGACGGAAGTCTCACCAAGAGCGATGGCACCCGCGATATCATGCAGTGGCAGACGCTCTATTATTGCAGGCTCCACGAAGGACGATGGAAGATCTGCGGATTTACAGGCTACCTGCCGAACCCAATGGGTTGAGGCGGGACCGCAAAAACGAGGCCAACTCATTTGCGTATTTTCACGGCAGCACTGGCGACCGAAACCAATACGTTTTCCCCGATCTGTGTGGACCGCCGCGCGTTCGAGGCGTCTCTTTATGCCCCGCCCGGCCAGCATCCGGAAACGCCCACACTCTGCACCGCGCCGATCACTGTCGGTCGCCGTGTCGCCGCTGAGAAGGGCTGGGAGCTGATCGAAGGCACGGCAGCCTGGGCAGACCCAGCCGGCCTCGTCAACCGCCAGGCCTACGAAGGGCTGCGAGACGAAATCCTCGACCAGCTCCGTGCCGCAATGCCTGTCGATGCCGTGGTTATGGGCCTGCATGGGGCAATGGTGGCTGCAGGATATGAGGACACGGAAGGCGACCTCCTGACCCGCATCCGCGACATCGTCGGGGCTGATGTGCTGATCTGCGCCGAGCTCGACCCACATAGCCATTTGACCAGGAAGCGTCTCGAAGCGCTGAATTTCGCAGTCTATTTCAAGGAATTTCCGCATACGGATTTCGTCGACCGCGCCGAGGATCTCTGGCACATCGCCGTCGACGCGCTTGAGGGCAGGGTAAAGCCTGTTAATTCGATATTCGACTGCCGGATGATCGATGTCTTCCCGACCTCACGCGATCCAATGCGTTCCTTCGTCGACAAGATCATGCGGATCGAGAAGGAAGATCCTGAAATCCTGTCGATCTCCGTGGTCCACGGCTTCATGGTCGGCGATGTGCCGGAGATGGGGACCAAGCTGCTTGTCGTCACCGACAACAATCCGCAAAAGGGTGCGGCCCTGGCGCGCGAGCTTGGCATGGAGCTATTTTCCAAGCGCGGCACTTTCATGGTGCCGCAGATCGACGAGAAGGAAGCCGTCTCCCGGGCGATGGCTGCCGAAGCCTGGCCGGTCGTCATTGCCGATGTATGGGACAATCCGGGCGGTGGGACGGCTGGCGATGCCACTGTCATTGTCGAGGAGCTTCTGGCCCGCGGTGTGGCAAGTGCTGCTGTCGGCACGATCTGGGATCCGGTCGCCGTTCAGATTTGTTTTGCCGCAGGCGAGGGGGCTGAAATTCCGCTGCGCTTCGGCGCGAAATCGGCGCCCGGAACCGGCAATCCCGTCGATGGCATGGTGAGGGTCGTCAAACTGGTGAAGAACGCCGAGATGCAGTTCGGCGAGAGCCTCGCCCCCTTCGGCGATGCGGCGCTTATCGTGCTTGATGGTATCGACATCATCCTGAATTCGACACGGGCGCAGAGCTTCGATCCGAGCCTGTTTTCCGTGATGGGCATCGATCCGACCAGGCAGAAGATCCTGGTGATCAAATCGACCAACCATTTCTTCGCATCCTTCTCGAAGATCGCCGCTGAAATCCTGTACTGTTCGGCGGGAACTCCCTATCCCAACAATCCGGCGACGACCCGCTATCGCCGGGCACCGAAGACCATCTGGCCGATCGTGGCCGACCCTCATGGAACCGAACGCGGAGCTGCCTGAGATGCATGACAACCGGTTCGCCGTGGTCGCGAAGGCTGGAGACAGGATCACCGATCTTTCCACGCCGCGCCCGATCATCGACGAGGACAAGCTGGCCGCCAACATATCAAGGGTTCAGTCCTACATGGACGAGCACGGGCTGAATTTCCGCCCGCATATCAAGACGCACAAGATACCCGCACTTGCAGCCGCGCAAGTCGCGGCCGGCGCCAAGGGCATCAATTGCCAGAAGGTGACAGAGGCAGAGGTCTTTGCCGAAGCCGGTTTCGAAGACATCCTGATCACCTTCAATATTATCGGAGCCCCGAAGCTCGAACGGCTCGCAGCGCTGAACGATCGCATTTCCGGTCTCAAGGTCGTCGCCGACAGCCAAGTCACGGTCGACGGGCTGTCTGCACATTTTTCCGGCCGCAAACCGCTCACCGTCCTCGTGGAATGCGACACCGGCGGCGCGCGCTGCGGTGTGCAGACACCCGAGCAGGCGGTCTCGCTCGCCAGACGTATCCTTGCCGCCGACGGGCTGTCATTCGGTGGTATCCTCACCTATCCGAAGCCGCAGTCGGCTGATGCCGTCGAAGCCTTCATCCAGGCTACATTGAAGCAATTAGCGGCAGAGGGTATCGCCTGTCCGATCGTCAGCAACGGCGGAACACCCAGTCTCTTTCAAGCGCACCTGGTCAAGTCGGCGACCGAACACCGGGCCGGGACCTATATCTACAATGACCGGCAGATGATCCGGATGGGACATTGCACGCAAGACGATTGCGCGATGCACGTTTTGGCAACAGTGGTGTCACGGCCGAATGCCGACCGCGCCGTTATCGATGCAGGTTCGAAGGCGCTGACCTCCGATCTTCAGGGCTTTACCGATTTCGGCCTCGTCGTCGGATATCCCGAGGCGAAGATAGCCAGCCTCTCCGAAGAGCATGGCGTTATCGACCTTTCGGCCTGTACCGGTGCACGGCCTCAGATCGGCGAAAAGCTCTCCATCATCCCGAACCACACATGCGTGGTTTCGAACCTGTTCGATACGATGGTCTTCCATCGCAACGGCATCGTCACGCGCGTCGAGGCCGTCGCCGCGCGCGGATTTGTCTGGTAGCTGATCAATCGACCCTTCACGCCGTTGCCGGAGCCAGCAGGCTCATGTCGATATCGGTGAGTTCGACGCGGCGTTCGAAGGCGACACCGTCCTCGTCAAAGAGATGGCAATCCGCGGCGTTGATGCCGACGGCAACCGGCGCCTCTGTGCGGATACCGACACTGCCGGGCAGCATGGCGCAGAAGTTTTCCGTTTCGCTGCCGAGCGCCGCATAGGCCACGGTGTTCGCGCCAAGCCGCTCGATGACGCTGGGCGTAACCGTCAGCGAAATATCGCCGGAACTGAGCTGGATATGTTCCGGCCGGATACCGAGTGTCATCATCTTACCGACCATACCGTCACGCGGCTTTACGGGCAGGGTTGCCATCTGGCCGCGATAGTCGACGGTGACGCCTGCCTCGCTTGCCGACGTGCAGGTCACGGGCAGGAAATTCATTTTCGGATTGCCGATGAAGCCGGCGACGAACTGGTTGGCGGGCTTATGGTAGAGCTCGAGCGGCGCACCGGTCTGTGAAATATTGCCGGCATCCAGGACGACGATGCGGTCGGCCATCGTCATGGCTTCCACCTGGTCGTGGGTCACATAGATCATCGTCGCCTTCAACTGCCGGTGCAGCTTGGCGAGTTCGATGCGCATGTCGGCGCGAAGGGCTGCATCAAGGTTGGAAAGAGGCTCGTCGAACAGGAAGATCTTTGGCTCGCGGACGATGGCGCGGCCGATCGCGACGCGCTGGCGCTGTCCGCCCGAGAGCATGCCGGGTTTCTGCTGCAGCCGCGTTTCGAGATGCAGGATACGAGCGGCATTCTCGACCTTGGCCTTGAGCTTTTCCTCCTCCATCTTTTCCACACGAAGAGGGAAGGCGATATTTTCGAAAACCGTCATGTGCGGGTAGAGCGCATAGGACTGGAAGACCATGGCGATGCCGCGCTTGACCGGCGGCAGGTCGTTGACCCTGACGCCATTGATGATGATGTCGCCTTTGCTCGTCGCATCAAGACCTGCGATCATGCGCAGGAGGGTGGACTTGCCGCATCCCGAAGGCCCGACGAAGACGACGAACTCGCCGTCCCTGACGTCGAGTTCGACGCCTTTCAGAACTTCGTAGTCGCCATAGAATTTCTGAACCTTGTTGAGCTGAAGCTGTCCCAAAAATCTGTCTCCGGTCCCGGCCTGAATGCGCAAGAGTTTGGTCGTCGAGGATCGCAGATCGTCGACCTGCGATCCTCGACGTCGATTTACTTGAAGGCCTCGATCTCGCCGGCCGCCTTCTTCAGAGCGGCTTCAGGCTCGGCCTTGCCGGTGACGACGGACTGGACCATCTCGATCATCGAATTCTGGAAGCCCTTGTAATCGGTGAAAAGCGGCTCGGGACCACCGAAGGCGATGCCGTCGATGAACGGCTTCCACGACGGGTCGGCCTTGACGAATTCGTCGACCTTGGCGGACGGACGCAGCGGGGTGAGGCCCGCACCGCCCTGGAGCTCGTATTCACCCTGCGGACCCGGCGAGGTGATGTACTTGGCAAATTCCGCCGCCTTTTCTTCGACCCCCGTGCCCTTGAATACGACGAGGCTGTCGGTAATCAGCAGCGTGCCTTCACCCTTGGCCGAAGGTCCGAGCGGCAGCGCTGCGACGCCCCAGTTGATCTTGGTGTCTTTCAGGCGGGCAGCAGCGCCCGAACCTGCCTGTATCATGCCGACCTTGCCGTCGAGGAAAATGGCACGGATTTCATTTTGTTCGTAGGCGGTTGCGCCTTCGACGGAGTAGGGGATGATGTCCTTGTAGGCCTGCAGGGCAGCCAGCACTTCCGGGCTGTCCATGACGATCTTGTCGCCATCGATGACCTTACCGTTATTCGTGTAAACCCAATGCATGAACTGATGCATGGTGTTGTCGAAAGTCTTGGCCGGAAGACCGTAGCCTGCGATACCGGTCTTTTCCTTGATGGCTTTGGCATCGGCGATTTCTTCGGCCCAGGTCTTGGGCGGCGTTTCCGGGTCGAGGCCGGCCTGCTTGAAGAGGTCCTTGTTCCAGTAGAGGGCCTTGGTCGAGAATGCGACCGGCACGCCCCACTGCGTATCGTTAAAGGTGACGGTATCGACGATGTTGGGATAATAGCTTTTCTTCTCTTCGTCGGTCATGGGCACCGGAACGATCAACTCGTTCTGGGCGAATTCCTTGAGCGTACGCGAGCCAACATAGGCCATGCCGACCGGCGTGCCTGCTGCAGCAAGCGTCGTCGCCTTGTCCTGGCACTGTTCCCAGCCGACAACTTCCGGCTTGACCTTCCAGCCGGCATTTTTGCCTTCCCATTCCTTGATGTACTTCTCATGGATGGGGTCGATCTTGTCGCCGCAATAGATCCAGCTGATTTCCTGGTCAGCGGCATGAGCAGTCATGGTACCGAGCGCGGTGGAGCCGAGCAGGGCGAGGGCCATGAGCCCGGTCTTGAATTGGATTGTCACTTTTTAGCTCCCGTTTTCTCTGGTGGTTCTGGTCTTGTCTTACTGTTTCACCGCGCCGGCGGTCAGACCGCTGACGAGATACCGTTGAAGGAAGAAAATCACGATCATTGCTGGCGCGATGCCAACGAAACTTGCGGCCATCAGCTCATTCCAAACGACTTCCTGACGGCCGAAATAGGCGAAGAGTCCAACTGGCAGCGGTGCGAATTCGGTCTTGGAGTTGAAGGTCAGGGCGTAGATGAACTGCTGGGCGTAGGATCCGATGAAGGTGGTGATCGCCACCACTGTAACGCCGGGCATGGCGATCGGCAGGATGACGCGCCGCAGCGTGTAGAAATGGCTGGCGCCGTCGACAAAGGCCGCTTCATCCAATTCCCTCGGAATGCGCATCATATAGGTGCGAAGTAGCCAGATCGCCGAGGGGATCAGGAAGGCGATGCCCGGGACCATGATGGCGAAATAGGTATTCAAGAGGCCGAAGGAGCGCATCAGCCGGAAGAGAGGAATGAGCAATACAGCGCCCGAAAACATGTTGACCGCCAAGAACGCGCCGAGCAGCAGCCCGGCGCCTTTGAACTCGAAGCGCGCGAAGGCATAGGAAGCCGGAACGACGAGGATCAGCACAGCGGTGGTGACGACGGTCGAGATAAAGAAGGAATTGAAGATGTATCGTGCAAAGCCCGGTACGCTGACCCACATCGTCCGGTAGGCCTCAAACGAGCCGTTTTCGGGAATGAACCGGTAGGGGGAAGAAAACAGCTGGCTCAGAGGTTTCAGCGAGACGAGAAAACCCTCGACGAAGGGGGCGAGAACGAAGGTGAGGAACACCAGGATACCGGCATAGATGCCGACGACTTCATACCATTTGTACCGATTGATCAGCAGATGGGGTGTCTTCATCGCTTGTCTCCGGAAGCAAGGTGGCTGGTAATGCGGAAGTAGCAGACGCAGAAGATCGAAAGGAAGATGCAGATCAGCACGGCGCGCGCGGCGCCTTCGCCATATTTGTTCGAACCGATCGCCGTGCGATAGGTATCGATGATCATCGTCGTGGTCTCGCCGCTCGGGCCGCCCCGCGTCAGGATCCAGATAATGTCGAAGGAGTTGAAAGTGGAGATCAGCGACAGCATCGACATAGTGATCATCGAGGGCACGATCAGCGGCAGAGTGATGCGACGGAAACGATAGAAGCGCCCGGCGCCATCCGTCCAGGCTGCCTCATAGAGATCCTGCGGGATTGCCTGCATGGCGGCCAGCATATAGAGCGTCACCATCGGAACGCCGATCCATACATCGGTGATGATCGTCGCCCAGAAGGCAGTCGACCCTTCGGCAAGGAAGGCGACTGGGCCGGAGACGAGGCCAAAGCGCTGAAGCATGCCGGAAATCATCCCGAACTGGCCATTATACATCCAGCCCCACATGAAGATGCCGATTGCCATCGGAACGATCCATGGTGGCATTGTCAATACGCGAAAGAGCGCGCGGCCGGGCACGGCGGCGTTCAGCATGGTGGCGCCGAAGACGCCGATGATCATCTTGATCGAGACAGAGAAAAACGTCCAGATGAAGGTCCGGATGATGACCTCGGCGAAGGTCGAATTGAAGATCTTGCCGTAGTTGACCCAGCCCACCCAGTTGGTGGTCTTCTTCAGCGATGCGTCAGTGAACGACAGGATGAAGGTGTCGAGTAGCGGATAGGCAACGATCACAGTGACGTAGAGGACAGCCGGAAGGAGAAGGATCCAGGCGAAGATGACGGCACTTTTCTGAGCACTCATCTTGCCGTTCTCCTCAGGCCGCTCTGGCGTGTAGCGCCTCGTCGAACCGGTCCCATATGGGACGAAGGTCGATTACGGCCTTCTTCATGCGAGCCTCGTCCATGGCGAGGGCGAGAATACCCGCCTCCAACGCGTTGAGCGTGGAGACCGGGAGTTCCGAACCGGTGCGCACGCTCTGCAGAATATCGGCCGCCATCTGCTCGTCGGCGCCGTAATGCTGCGACAACTCGGTCGCGGCATATTTGTTTCCGACGATCTTGTTGCCGGTCAGCTGCTCGTGGACATCGAGATAACCGCGGACGAAGTCGCCTTCAGCCATGCCGCGCGAGCCCATGATGGCGAAGCGGCGGAACTGGTCCGGAACATTCAGGTTGGTATGAAAATTCATGCCGACGCCATTTGCGTATTCGACGATCGCCACCTGGTAATCGATGATGTCGGCATCGCTGTCGAACACCTTGTCCGAGCCCATCCAGCCGCTCGGCTTGCTGTGGAAGAGTTCCAGATCGTTGATCCCTTCGCGCGCCGGGTCGTTGGCGGGGATAAAGCTCTTGCGGCCGCCGAAGCTTGCAACACGTTCGGGACGGGCGCCGACCACACCATTATAGAGGTCGAGGTCGTGGCAGCATTTTTCCAGCATGAAACTGCCGGAATAGCGCTCGTAGCGGCGCCAGTCGCGCATGAAGAATGCGCCGTGATAGGGCTCGATATGCTCGGAGGCTTCGATGGAAACGATATGCCCGAGCTTGCCCTCGGCCTGGATGGCACGCAGATCCTTATAAAGGGGGGAGTAGCGCAGCACGAGACCGACCATCAGCCGCTCATGGCCGAACTTCGCCATCAGATGGGCAAGTTCGATGCTCTCGGCGATCGTCGTCACGATCGGCTTTTCGCAGAAGACCTTAAGACCAGCCTCGAGACCGAGGCGGATATGATCGAGATGCATGTGATTGGGAGAGCCGATCATCAAGAGATCGAGCTTTTCTGAAGCAAGGAGCTCTTGCGGCGAACCATAAGCCTTGCCGACAGAGACGCCCTTTTCCGTCAGTCCGGGAAGTCCTGCGGGGTCCGGATCGACGTAACCGACGATCTCGAAGCTGCTGTCGATAGCCTTGAAGACATAGCCAAGATACCCGAGCCGGAATCCCAGCCCTATGATTCCCACTTTCATGCGAGCAATGTTCCCAATTCGTAATTTATTTTCTTCAGGTTGGGACAAAAAATGAAGGCCGTCAACTGGAAACGGGTTTCAAAGGGGATTGATGAAATTAATTTTCATCAACGATTGGCTGGTGGGCGATGTTCCACCCGGCTCTTGGCCCGCGAAATGTTGGCGCAGATAATGTCTATGTTCAGCTCATAAAGCGGCCGGCCAAATTGCGTCAGGCCGCGCGTCCGGTCTTTCTCTGGCGCATGGGTGGAGCGAAAGACGCCGTGCTTGTCGCTACAGAAGGCCAGCGGCTGCCCCATTGCTGCAGATACGCCTTCGTCGCATGCAGATAGTCGAACGTATTCTCCGATCCGGCAAAGCGAGATTGCAATTCTTTCTGCGACATGGTGATCAAACAGGACATGACGACTCCGACCGCTCCTGATCTCGACCAGGCTGAAGGTCGTCATCCTTGCTCCCAACGTTGGCTTTGACCAGTGCATCGAGAGGCGAGACTGTCGCATCTCTAACTGGCCCAACTGTCGCATTACTAAATAGCCGCTACACATGAACATCGCATAACATACGTTATGGAACTCATAGGGGAATAGTTTGCGTGGAATTCTGTACCGCCGGACCAAAGACCGGATTTATAGGAACGAAACGCTAAAAAACCGAAACTAGAGCCGGATCGGTATCTACTACGCGAATTTATTCCCACTCGTTTAGTGGCGCCTGGCTGCCGAATTTGCCCGTCAACCTCACGGCCCCGCGACAAGACCGTAGAACGATGCAAACAGAAGCGCGACCAAGCAATACGATAGCGCCCAGTTTAGTGTGTGGATCGGGTTGGTGATGTCAACATTGCGGAAGATCCAGTAAACGGTGCAAAAAATGAGAGCGAAAGCGGGCACCAATCCCCACATAGCTTTTCGCTTGTAAACCCGAACACTCCATGTGGATACAACCGCAACGAAGAACGGAAGAAGGAGAAAGGCCTCATAGCCTTTGTAAATGCCAGGCTGATAGAGCGACCATCGGCGATCGATGAAAATCGCGACGAGTCCGGGGATCTGTGAGAAGATCAGTTGGCCCCACCCCAGCACCTTGTCCCACATCAATCACCTATGCCGAAGACGATTCGAGGATTGCAGGTCTGCAGCTCTCTTGGCATAGGCACCGGAGAGAATGTTGCGGCAAGAAAACATGTCCTCCCGCCCGTTGGCAACGTAAGAACCACCGGCTGCTTAATCGGGTACAGGCTCGTATTCATGGACTTAACATCAATTTCCGCTACGGAAGCGTAGCTCGTCATGTCTCCGCCAGAAAAATCGATCGGGGAGTTTCTGAATTCGCCAATCAGAGCGGGGATACTACTCGTTTCCTTTGCTGTGGCGAGGGCCCGTGCATACGGAATGAGTACTTGCTTAAACTGCGAACCCTTTCCCTTCTCAACTAGGATTTCGATGGTTCCTGAAGGCAAATTAGGATGAACGACCGTCGCAACTGATAGTTCGGCATCCCCACTTGCCCAAACCGCGCCGACGGGAGTGATCGGCGCTTCCGCCAAAGCCGTGGGCTCCCCCTGGGCAACGACACTTTCCATATCGGCTGGACTCGAAGGCGTCTGAATCTCATTTGCCTTGAGTGCAACTAATGTGCTGATGAGCGACTTACTGCGCTTAAGGGCCGCAGCCTTGTACGCGTTGACTGCAAAGGAGGAATTTTTGAAAGCATAGACGGTTGTGCTCTGGATGCTGGGCACCTGCTTCCCGTCATCTGTCTGATAAAGCGATTGCCGATACGACGAGCCAGACTCCAGCTTCTCGATGGACCAGTCCACAACATCCCAATAGAAAATATCCACTCGGCCGTTATTAGGCAGCGAGCCAGTCTTGGCTGAGAAGTTCTCAGCCTCATACAGCATGCAATACGTTGTGCTCTGGTTCGCCGTTCTGGCTGAAAAAGCCGATGCCAACTCCATTTGATAACTGAAGTGGTCGGCACTGAACGTCTGCAACTCTGACGTCGTGTTCACCATTCCTTGCTGCAGCCCGATTGCGGGACATCCGGCCTTCAAGGATGGAACTTGCGCAGCGACCGGCAACGGCAGGGCTGTCACAAGTGCGGCAATGCCAACTGAGAGGACTGCGGTAACGATCTTCTTTTCACATGATCGCGCTAGTAGAGCATCATACATAGCAACTCCCTCTAACATCACTGGATGAAGTCATACGAATTGCGACGTGGAAAGAATATATTCAAACCGTTGCGCACACAACTTGCCCGCCTACTACGTTTGAGGGAAGTTTCGGAATCTTGTGATGTCAACCGGCGCACAAGACTGACCCCTTATCGGCGTCCAATATTGGGTCTGACGCAATCTCGATGACATCAGGGCGCTCCCACGATACGTGCCTCAAGGAAATCGAGCTTCCCGCGCCCGTACATCTGCCGCTTGATGAGTTTCAGCTTGGTGATCTGACCCTCTCGCGAAGCGCAGAGGTCGTGGTCGCATAATTCCCCCAAGCTTTGACATTTCCGCGATGGGGCGAGTTGCGGACTAAGTCCTCACTCGGGAGCCGTGATCGCTGCCAAGGCCCAAACGGAGGGCCGCTTTCCGATGCACCGCGCGCGCACGAGTGGGCACGGAACTGGAACAAAATTCTAAGAAATCAGCTCGTAAGTTGCATAGGAAAAGACGATCCGGCGCTATCGCAGGTTTGATCCGGGAGATCCTTCCTAATATCCGGTAAAAAGCTTGCGTTTTCAGCGCTTTCAATCCGGTCTTTACTCCGGTTTTACAAATTCTTCCATGTTACGGGTCTGGAGCGACGCTATGCACGACGCGTCAGGCCGGACACAATCCGGTTCAAATATCACGGTATTGGCTGCGTTCAAAAGGTGCGCAGTTTTTCCAACGTAAGAGAGCGTTGACGCCTTATGAAGGCGAATGCCACTCAGATGGAAGGCAAGTCGTACCGATCCACAGTGAACGTTCGGTCGGCCGTGACTGAAATCTCCAGAACCTCGTTCCAACGCTCCTTCCCTTCCAGCGTTTCCAGCGCAAGAAGAAGCCTACGTTGCAGCTCGAGCGTCATGACGCCTGCGGCCGTGTTCAGCGCGATCAGTCCGAGCGGATACGCGTTCCGGTCAGGGCCGGTTCTCCTGAAAGGATGTCGGGATCCGAGGTGACCGCCGCACGCGCGCGTTCGAGGCGGTCGAGGCCGGCCTCGACTTCAAGGATCATCGGCTGCAGATCGACATGCAGCGGCGCTTGCTCAATGACGGTGCTTGTCCGATCAGCGAGGACCTTGGCAAGAATCCGCTGGCGTGCCGCTGGCCGCCCTGCCTGACCTGTCCCGACGGGTGGGCATGAGCGGCGCGGGGACAAAGCGCAACCCCGTTGCCAGGACCGGTCGCCTGCCGGCAAGGACTAAGCGCAGTCCAGCTCTGTCTCGTCGATCGCTCGCTGAGACCATGCGCGGTCAAAGGCCGTCCCAAGGGGAAAGGGGCGCTCCCCCCCTCTCCCCGACAAGCGGAAAATCGGTCTCCCCATCCTTCGCGGCTCGAGCCGCTGCAGGACCGGCGGCATGTGCCCCTCCGATTTGTCCGCTTGTCCCCTCTTCCGCGCTGTTCCGCACGAGCTCGC
The window above is part of the Rhizobium sp. WYJ-E13 genome. Proteins encoded here:
- a CDS encoding MurR/RpiR family transcriptional regulator, producing MDIFSTLQEDRSRLSASESRIADIIVNDFEFAVNASIIELAERAEVSPPTVTRFCRRLGCDSFSDFKVQLARTAHVGVRYLKPESKSSDPADVAQDIITKAQNALFLLHRSLDLTAIEAAVAQIAKAEMIYAFGSGGNSSMIADELQNRLFRLGLRITSSSDHSMQLMMAAAAKAGDVIIGSSFSGRNAELVRAFALAREAKVRTIALTQTDSPVARAAGIVVPIDLPEGTNIFRPTSTRIAYIATVDILASLVAYAIQPKATTTLRRIKQQLVTHRDGDDKQLLGD
- a CDS encoding RidA family protein, whose product is MPIKRYGTVQTGAGGKPLPFARAVEADGWLYVSGQVAMENGEIIDGNIVAQTHKTIANVLAILDEAGYGVEDVVRVGVWLDDPRDFWTFNKIYQDYFGAHPPARACVQSSMMVDCKVEIDCVAYKKKS
- a CDS encoding M81 family metallopeptidase, whose product is MRIFTAALATETNTFSPICVDRRAFEASLYAPPGQHPETPTLCTAPITVGRRVAAEKGWELIEGTAAWADPAGLVNRQAYEGLRDEILDQLRAAMPVDAVVMGLHGAMVAAGYEDTEGDLLTRIRDIVGADVLICAELDPHSHLTRKRLEALNFAVYFKEFPHTDFVDRAEDLWHIAVDALEGRVKPVNSIFDCRMIDVFPTSRDPMRSFVDKIMRIEKEDPEILSISVVHGFMVGDVPEMGTKLLVVTDNNPQKGAALARELGMELFSKRGTFMVPQIDEKEAVSRAMAAEAWPVVIADVWDNPGGGTAGDATVIVEELLARGVASAAVGTIWDPVAVQICFAAGEGAEIPLRFGAKSAPGTGNPVDGMVRVVKLVKNAEMQFGESLAPFGDAALIVLDGIDIILNSTRAQSFDPSLFSVMGIDPTRQKILVIKSTNHFFASFSKIAAEILYCSAGTPYPNNPATTRYRRAPKTIWPIVADPHGTERGAA
- a CDS encoding D-TA family PLP-dependent enzyme, encoding MHDNRFAVVAKAGDRITDLSTPRPIIDEDKLAANISRVQSYMDEHGLNFRPHIKTHKIPALAAAQVAAGAKGINCQKVTEAEVFAEAGFEDILITFNIIGAPKLERLAALNDRISGLKVVADSQVTVDGLSAHFSGRKPLTVLVECDTGGARCGVQTPEQAVSLARRILAADGLSFGGILTYPKPQSADAVEAFIQATLKQLAAEGIACPIVSNGGTPSLFQAHLVKSATEHRAGTYIYNDRQMIRMGHCTQDDCAMHVLATVVSRPNADRAVIDAGSKALTSDLQGFTDFGLVVGYPEAKIASLSEEHGVIDLSACTGARPQIGEKLSIIPNHTCVVSNLFDTMVFHRNGIVTRVEAVAARGFVW
- a CDS encoding ABC transporter ATP-binding protein, producing the protein MGQLQLNKVQKFYGDYEVLKGVELDVRDGEFVVFVGPSGCGKSTLLRMIAGLDATSKGDIIINGVRVNDLPPVKRGIAMVFQSYALYPHMTVFENIAFPLRVEKMEEEKLKAKVENAARILHLETRLQQKPGMLSGGQRQRVAIGRAIVREPKIFLFDEPLSNLDAALRADMRIELAKLHRQLKATMIYVTHDQVEAMTMADRIVVLDAGNISQTGAPLELYHKPANQFVAGFIGNPKMNFLPVTCTSASEAGVTVDYRGQMATLPVKPRDGMVGKMMTLGIRPEHIQLSSGDISLTVTPSVIERLGANTVAYAALGSETENFCAMLPGSVGIRTEAPVAVGINAADCHLFDEDGVAFERRVELTDIDMSLLAPATA